The Candidatus Methylomirabilota bacterium sequence TCGCTCGAGGGGGTCCGTCCCTATGTCCGGGAGATACGCGAGCGCCTGCTCAGGTTTCCGCAGGTCCGGGTCGTCGTGTCGCAGCTCGGCGCGCCGGACGACGGCACCGACCCCGAAGCCCCGGACAACGCGGAGTTCTACGTCGGGCTCAAGCCGCGCGAGGAATGGCCCGAGAAGGACAAGGACAAGGAGAAGCTGGTCCAGGCCATGACCGCCGCGCTCGCCGACATCCCCGGAGTAAGCACCAACTTCTCCCAGCCCATCAAGGACAACGTGGATGAGGCGCTGGCGGGGGTCAAGGGCGAGCTCGCCATCAAACTCTACGGCCCCGACATCTTCGTGATGGACGGCATCGCCAAGCAGATCGCCGCCGTCCTCAAGGACATCCGCGGCGTCGCCGACCTCGACTACGACCACTGCATCGGCCAGCCCCAGTTCCAGATCGCCATCGACCGCGGCGCGGCCGCCCGCTACGGCATCAACATCCAGGACATCCAGGACACCATCGAGGCCGCCACCAAGGGACGCGCCGTCACGGAGATCTTCGAGCAGGAGCGCCGCTTCAACCTCGTGGTGAAGCTGAACCAGCCCGGCGAGCCGGCGGCCCGCCTCCGCAACGTCGCGGTGAGCGCCCCGAGCGGCGAGCGCATCCCGCTGAGCCAGCTGGCGGAGTTCGCGCGAACAGACGGCCTTGCGGAGATCTTCCGCGAGAACAACGTCCGGCGCCTCTCCGTCAAGTGGAGCGTTCGGGAGCGGGACATGGGCGGCCTCGTCGCAGAGGCGATGCAGAAGGTGGACGCGGTGGTGAAGCTGCCTCCGGGCTACCGGATGGTCTGGAGCGGCCGTTTCGAGGACCAGCAGCGCGCCCTTGCGCGCCTCTATATCATCGTGCCGCTGGTCGTCTTCATCATCTTCGTGCTGCTCTTCGGCGCCTTCAACTCCGTGGGCGACGCGCTCTTGATCATGCTCAATCTGCCCTTCGCGCTCATCGGCGGGACGCTCGCCTTGTACTTCTGGCAGAGCAACTTCAACATCTCGGCGGCGGTCGGCTACATCGCCGTCTTCGGCGTCAGTGTGCTGAACGGTACGGTCCTGGTCTCCTCCATCCGCCACGCCTTCGCCGATGGGCTGCCGCTCCGCGACGCGATCGTCCGGGGCTGCGAGCTCCGCTTCAGACCTATCATGGTCGCGGCCATCGTAGCCGTCATCGGATTCTTGCCCGCGGCGCTCAGCCAGGGCATCGGCGCCGAGATCCAGCGGCCCCTCGCCCGGGTCGTCATCGGCGGACTCATCTCCTCGACGGCGCTGACGCTTCTCGTCCTGCCTGCCGTCTACGCGCTTTTCGCGCGGCGCGGGTCTGAGCAGGCTGGCGAACCCCCTGGTCGGCAATTGGACTAGCGCGGGAAAGACCCCGGCCCCAGCGCGCGCGGCCGGACCGGGCGGTGATACACACCGCTGAGCCTGACAAATTGACCGGCATAGGCCAGGCCATGGGCCGCATCGACTCCTCCTGGCTCGCGTGATATTCTTGCGCGGCCGCGAGGGCGTGCCCTCGCCGCCAATCCATGCTGACGACGGATCGTATCGGCGGGAGCGCGCTCTGCCTGCTTGCCCTCTTCGT is a genomic window containing:
- a CDS encoding efflux RND transporter permease subunit; translated protein: SLEGVRPYVREIRERLLRFPQVRVVVSQLGAPDDGTDPEAPDNAEFYVGLKPREEWPEKDKDKEKLVQAMTAALADIPGVSTNFSQPIKDNVDEALAGVKGELAIKLYGPDIFVMDGIAKQIAAVLKDIRGVADLDYDHCIGQPQFQIAIDRGAAARYGINIQDIQDTIEAATKGRAVTEIFEQERRFNLVVKLNQPGEPAARLRNVAVSAPSGERIPLSQLAEFARTDGLAEIFRENNVRRLSVKWSVRERDMGGLVAEAMQKVDAVVKLPPGYRMVWSGRFEDQQRALARLYIIVPLVVFIIFVLLFGAFNSVGDALLIMLNLPFALIGGTLALYFWQSNFNISAAVGYIAVFGVSVLNGTVLVSSIRHAFADGLPLRDAIVRGCELRFRPIMVAAIVAVIGFLPAALSQGIGAEIQRPLARVVIGGLISSTALTLLVLPAVYALFARRGSEQAGEPPGRQLD